The Clostridioides difficile genome has a segment encoding these proteins:
- a CDS encoding molybdenum cofactor guanylyltransferase, with translation MFKYINKSILEEAICIEKTGVILAGGKNSRMGKDKAFLELHEKPFIEIAIEVFKNFDEIIIVSNNEELYSKYNIKVYNDIIKNVGPIGGIYTALEHAKYDIVTVACDMPYLNNEVVEKIADEMDDKSVISVTNGKLQPLCSGYKKSIINKVSLCIGENDLKLRSLIEKIDKSYIYFDNEDLFLNVNTIDEYKKLTEV, from the coding sequence ATATTCAAATATATAAATAAAAGTATTTTAGAGGAGGCGATTTGTATAGAGAAAACAGGTGTAATTTTAGCAGGAGGAAAAAACTCTAGAATGGGAAAAGATAAAGCTTTTCTAGAATTACATGAAAAGCCTTTTATTGAAATTGCAATAGAAGTATTTAAAAATTTTGATGAAATAATAATAGTATCTAACAATGAAGAATTATATTCAAAATATAACATTAAAGTTTATAATGATATAATAAAAAACGTTGGTCCAATAGGAGGAATATATACTGCTCTTGAACATGCAAAGTATGATATAGTTACAGTTGCATGTGATATGCCATATCTAAATAATGAAGTAGTCGAAAAAATAGCTGATGAAATGGATGACAAAAGTGTGATTTCAGTAACAAATGGAAAGTTACAACCATTGTGTTCTGGATACAAAAAGAGTATAATAAATAAAGTATCTTTATGTATAGGGGAAAATGACTTGAAGCTTAGAAGTCTTATAGAAAAAATAGATAAAAGCTATATATACTTTGATAACGAAGATTTGTTTTTAAATGTAAATACTATTGATGAGTATAAAAAATTGACTGAAGTTTAA
- a CDS encoding GTP pyrophosphokinase, with amino-acid sequence MGLKEFDFIEESIEMLRTMSPTLETISDEIEEYFENILDEKNQEYINVTSRIKSESSLREKIIRNRYLKKYGEASNLIHNVSDLIGLRIECRFIEDENKIYRLLRRYFNKTDDKINYYNKENKNIKLKLSERQPNKQKNGFEIYKIDGVFAYLDREVKFELQIKSLVNVFWSEIEHKIIYKNNTYLLADKFIKDMMDSIKNNLTMIDNQLLSIYKNFHSGKSFNMKVSKKEIEKLFAKLVYDAFSEKMNKSIGFVVDFKKPCETILSYSFNKQDISDEVLGNFMLDEFARLNEIVNKDIDFNDQIEFEREPTFDDKFCNDLGNHFRSRLNTEFPWNLFFRILFEIEPCNNTEDFENFVEFIKENVLLEENREQLLCQFEEDSKFIIEDMYNCIFNSISEVDSVEILYNYNLEKINFTSSEIINCICREYECYSEYLEEKEKLMNAFKEKIIQIFE; translated from the coding sequence ATGGGATTAAAAGAATTTGATTTTATTGAAGAGTCTATAGAAATGTTGAGGACAATGTCTCCAACATTAGAAACTATATCAGATGAAATAGAAGAGTACTTTGAAAATATCTTGGATGAAAAAAATCAAGAGTATATAAATGTAACCTCTAGAATAAAATCAGAATCAAGTTTAAGGGAAAAGATAATTAGAAATAGATATTTAAAAAAATATGGGGAGGCAAGTAATCTTATTCATAATGTATCTGATTTAATAGGACTAAGAATTGAGTGTAGATTTATTGAGGATGAAAATAAGATATATAGGCTTTTAAGAAGATATTTTAATAAAACAGATGATAAAATAAACTATTATAATAAGGAAAATAAAAATATTAAATTAAAATTGTCTGAAAGACAACCTAATAAGCAAAAAAATGGATTTGAAATATATAAGATAGATGGAGTTTTTGCATATTTAGATAGAGAAGTAAAATTTGAACTTCAAATTAAATCTCTTGTAAATGTGTTTTGGAGTGAGATTGAACATAAAATAATTTATAAAAATAACACATATTTACTTGCTGATAAATTTATAAAGGATATGATGGACTCTATAAAGAATAATCTTACTATGATAGACAATCAGCTTTTGAGTATTTATAAAAACTTTCATTCAGGAAAGTCTTTTAACATGAAAGTAAGTAAAAAAGAAATTGAAAAGCTCTTTGCAAAATTAGTGTATGATGCTTTTTCAGAAAAGATGAATAAAAGTATAGGTTTCGTTGTGGATTTTAAAAAGCCATGTGAAACTATATTGAGCTATTCTTTTAATAAGCAAGATATAAGTGATGAAGTTTTAGGCAATTTTATGCTCGATGAGTTTGCAAGATTAAATGAAATTGTAAATAAAGATATAGATTTTAATGACCAAATAGAGTTTGAAAGAGAACCTACATTTGATGATAAATTCTGTAATGATTTAGGAAATCATTTTAGAAGTAGATTAAATACGGAATTTCCATGGAATTTATTTTTTAGAATATTGTTTGAAATAGAACCATGTAATAACACTGAAGACTTTGAAAACTTTGTAGAGTTTATAAAGGAAAATGTATTGCTTGAAGAAAATAGAGAACAACTTTTATGTCAATTTGAAGAAGATAGTAAATTTATAATTGAAGATATGTATAATTGTATTTTTAATAGTATAAGTGAGGTTGATAGTGTTGAAATTTTATATAACTATAATCTTGAAAAAATCAATTTTACATCAAGTGAAATTATAAATTGTATCTGTAGAGAGTATGAATGTTATAGTGAATATTTAGAAGAAAAAGAAAAACTTATGAATGCATTTAAAGAAAAAATTATTCAGATTTTTGAGTAG
- a CDS encoding autorepressor SdpR family transcription factor: protein MVKVFKALSDETRREILKLLNERDMNAGEIASHFNMSKPAISKHLDILKDAELISSEKMGQFLIYSINLSVLQEVLGNFLDIFKKI, encoded by the coding sequence ATGGTAAAAGTATTTAAAGCATTAAGTGATGAAACTAGAAGAGAAATTTTAAAATTACTTAATGAAAGAGATATGAATGCAGGAGAAATAGCAAGTCATTTTAATATGTCTAAACCAGCAATATCTAAACATTTAGATATTTTAAAAGATGCAGAACTTATTAGCTCAGAAAAAATGGGACAATTTTTGATTTATTCTATTAATTTATCAGTCCTTCAAGAAGTACTTGGAAACTTCTTGGATATTTTTAAAAAGATATAG
- a CDS encoding SdpI family protein: MENIGLILLVALLIINYVNAPEILGFSRDNPKVKTARRLQMLFLLVAVGKFIIPLLGIDDIFSYEVNDIVSVIINAIIIMYFGNLLPKLQIYKNIDIKYAWAIGDEKIWKKASKIFAYLSFVIAIGMIILSFYFDSATVTTACQFIWFAIPLLYLLLHYRNKFRAPTHK; this comes from the coding sequence ATGGAAAATATAGGTTTAATATTACTTGTAGCATTATTAATTATAAACTATGTAAATGCACCAGAAATTTTAGGTTTTTCAAGAGATAACCCAAAAGTTAAAACTGCAAGAAGGTTACAAATGCTGTTTTTACTAGTCGCAGTTGGAAAGTTTATCATTCCATTACTAGGTATAGATGATATATTTTCTTATGAAGTCAATGACATAGTATCAGTTATAATAAATGCCATTATAATTATGTATTTTGGTAATTTATTACCTAAGCTACAAATTTATAAGAATATAGATATTAAATATGCTTGGGCAATTGGAGATGAAAAAATATGGAAAAAGGCAAGTAAAATTTTTGCGTATTTATCATTTGTTATAGCTATTGGAATGATTATATTGAGTTTTTACTTTGATTCAGCTACAGTCACAACAGCATGCCAGTTTATATGGTTTGCAATACCTTTATTATATTTATTACTTCATTATAGAAATAAATTCAGAGCTCCTACTCATAAATAA
- a CDS encoding YfcC family protein, producing the protein MIDSKKKRFIIPHTFTIIFLLIVLMAILTWIVPSGEFSREDVEGRMVVVPGTYQSVESNPQGFTDVFKAPIEGFIDSAEVVGFVLIVGGAFGIVNRTGAIEAGIASVISKFKGKELLIIPISMILFGLGGTTFGMAEETLPFYMIFVPLMTSLGYDSLTAIAIVFIGAAAGAAASTINPFSVGIAQALAQLAPGSGVAYRVVIFIAYILISIAFVMYYAKKVKENPESSIVYEIDKNNKSILNHTSTEIKEFTFKEVSVLAIFGIGMAIMIWGVLSQGWYIPEISMCFAAIGVLSGLVGRLSQSEISDSFIDGAKDLASAALAIALARGIVIIAQNGFIIDTILNSAASFLGGLPKVIFVYLSFFLEAALAFLIPSSSGLASLTVPVLAPLGDLVNISAQVIVTAYQFGVGLTNFITPTSGVLMGALAVAHVPFSKWVKFIMPILLILTAVSLVFLTIGIYIGF; encoded by the coding sequence ATGATTGACAGTAAGAAGAAACGATTTATTATACCACACACTTTTACAATTATATTCTTGCTAATAGTCTTAATGGCAATATTAACTTGGATAGTACCAAGTGGTGAATTTAGCAGAGAAGATGTAGAAGGTAGGATGGTTGTTGTACCAGGGACTTATCAAAGTGTAGAAAGTAATCCTCAAGGATTTACAGATGTATTTAAAGCACCTATAGAAGGCTTTATTGATTCAGCAGAAGTTGTAGGATTTGTTTTAATAGTTGGAGGTGCTTTTGGTATTGTAAATAGAACTGGAGCTATAGAAGCAGGAATAGCATCAGTTATATCGAAGTTTAAAGGAAAAGAACTACTTATAATTCCGATATCAATGATTTTATTTGGTCTTGGAGGTACTACATTTGGGATGGCAGAAGAAACATTACCATTTTATATGATATTTGTTCCACTTATGACATCCTTAGGATATGATTCTCTAACCGCCATTGCGATTGTATTTATAGGAGCAGCGGCAGGAGCGGCTGCGTCGACAATAAATCCATTCTCAGTTGGTATTGCACAAGCACTAGCTCAACTTGCTCCTGGTTCAGGAGTAGCATATAGAGTAGTGATTTTTATAGCATATATATTAATCAGTATAGCATTTGTTATGTATTATGCTAAAAAGGTTAAAGAAAATCCTGAAAGCTCAATAGTGTATGAGATAGATAAAAATAATAAATCAATACTTAATCATACTTCAACTGAAATAAAAGAGTTTACTTTTAAAGAAGTATCTGTTCTTGCCATATTTGGAATAGGAATGGCAATAATGATTTGGGGTGTTTTAAGTCAAGGATGGTATATCCCAGAAATATCAATGTGTTTTGCTGCGATAGGTGTACTTTCTGGATTAGTTGGGAGATTGTCACAAAGTGAAATTTCTGATAGTTTCATAGATGGAGCAAAAGATTTAGCATCAGCTGCTCTTGCAATAGCTTTAGCTCGTGGAATTGTAATAATTGCTCAAAATGGATTTATAATAGATACTATATTGAATTCTGCAGCAAGCTTTTTAGGTGGACTTCCAAAAGTTATATTTGTATATCTATCATTTTTCTTGGAAGCTGCATTGGCGTTTTTAATTCCATCATCTTCAGGACTTGCTTCACTTACAGTGCCTGTTCTTGCTCCTCTTGGTGATTTAGTTAATATATCAGCTCAAGTTATAGTAACTGCTTATCAATTTGGGGTAGGTCTTACAAACTTTATAACTCCAACATCCGGAGTACTAATGGGAGCACTTGCAGTAGCTCATGTTCCTTTCTCAAAATGGGTAAAATTTATAATGCCTATATTGTTGATTTTAACAGCTGTATCTTTAGTTTTTTTAACAATAGGTATATATATAGGTTTTTAA
- a CDS encoding thiamine phosphate synthase gives MYLITNRNLCSEERYLEVIKQSILSGVENIIIREKDLEYEALKDLYIKIKNKIECINFQEKIMDENLKDNIKKKENNDGFKVNFIINSNIEFFEKTDCQGIHLPFKLFLNLLGNRYNFNKNKILGLSLHKVEEVKYLEEIIRKQNIKIDYITLSHIYETKCKENLLPKGIELLKEAKQITDIKVVALGGILPSNVKETLKYCDDFAVMSTIMKSKNIEETISNYNEKIQLVK, from the coding sequence ATGTATTTGATAACAAATAGAAATTTATGTAGTGAGGAACGATACTTAGAGGTTATTAAACAATCTATATTGAGTGGCGTAGAAAATATTATAATAAGAGAAAAAGATTTAGAATATGAAGCATTAAAAGATTTATATATAAAGATAAAAAATAAAATCGAGTGTATTAATTTTCAAGAAAAAATAATGGATGAAAACTTGAAAGACAATATAAAAAAGAAAGAAAATAATGATGGATTCAAAGTAAACTTTATAATAAATAGCAACATAGAATTTTTTGAAAAGACAGATTGCCAAGGTATTCATCTTCCATTTAAATTGTTTTTGAATTTACTGGGAAATAGATATAATTTCAATAAAAATAAAATATTGGGATTGTCATTACATAAAGTAGAAGAAGTGAAGTATCTAGAAGAAATAATAAGAAAACAAAATATAAAAATAGACTATATAACATTATCACATATATATGAGACTAAATGTAAAGAAAATTTATTGCCAAAAGGAATTGAACTTTTGAAGGAAGCTAAGCAAATTACTGATATCAAGGTAGTTGCACTTGGAGGAATTCTACCATCTAATGTCAAGGAAACATTAAAATACTGTGATGATTTTGCTGTAATGTCAACTATAATGAAATCTAAAAATATTGAAGAAACAATATCAAATTATAATGAAAAAATTCAATTAGTAAAATAG
- the thiH gene encoding 2-iminoacetate synthase ThiH has product MSFYEVIEKYRDFDFDGYLNNVTDNDVLRSLSKDKLEDFDILNLLSKTAVKHLEAMAQKAHKLSVQYFGKTVCLYTPMYIANYCVNQCVYCSYNIKSGIKRKKLTMDEIREEGNEISKEGFKHLLVLTGESSFHSSVEYIGEAIEILKDKFPSIGIEVYPMEIDEYKYIVDKGVEGLTVYQETYDEEIYKRVHLKGPKSNYKFRLDAPERGAKAGMRTLSIGALLGLNDFRKETFFTILHGKYLKTKYPYIELSYSTPRMRPFKGCFEELVDISDTDLVQAMVCMRLFDPHAALNISTRENLEMRSHIIPLGVTKLSAGVSTDVGGHSQDEHDTAQFKINDESTVEDIEKMLNSIGYQHVFKDWERF; this is encoded by the coding sequence ATGAGTTTTTATGAGGTAATAGAAAAATATAGGGATTTTGATTTTGATGGATATTTAAATAATGTTACAGACAATGATGTTTTAAGAAGTTTATCAAAAGACAAACTTGAGGATTTTGATATATTAAATTTACTTTCTAAAACTGCTGTAAAACATTTAGAAGCGATGGCACAAAAAGCACATAAATTAAGTGTTCAATATTTTGGAAAGACAGTCTGTCTATATACACCAATGTACATAGCAAATTATTGTGTAAATCAATGTGTTTATTGTAGTTACAATATAAAAAGTGGAATAAAAAGAAAAAAACTAACTATGGATGAAATTAGAGAGGAAGGAAATGAAATTTCAAAAGAAGGTTTTAAACATCTACTTGTTTTAACTGGTGAAAGTAGTTTTCATTCAAGTGTAGAATATATAGGTGAAGCTATAGAAATATTAAAAGATAAATTTCCATCTATAGGAATTGAAGTATATCCAATGGAAATAGATGAATATAAGTATATTGTAGACAAAGGTGTTGAAGGTCTAACTGTATATCAAGAGACTTATGATGAGGAAATATACAAAAGAGTTCATTTAAAAGGGCCAAAATCAAATTATAAATTTAGATTAGATGCTCCTGAAAGAGGAGCAAAGGCAGGCATGAGAACTCTATCAATAGGAGCACTTTTAGGATTAAATGATTTTAGAAAAGAGACCTTCTTTACAATATTGCATGGGAAATATCTAAAAACAAAATATCCTTATATTGAGCTTTCATATTCAACACCAAGAATGAGACCATTTAAAGGCTGTTTTGAAGAATTGGTAGATATAAGCGATACTGATTTAGTTCAAGCTATGGTTTGTATGAGACTGTTTGACCCCCATGCAGCTTTAAATATATCTACTAGAGAAAATTTAGAAATGAGAAGTCATATAATACCTTTAGGGGTAACTAAATTAAGTGCAGGTGTATCTACAGATGTAGGGGGTCATTCTCAAGATGAACATGATACTGCTCAATTCAAAATAAATGATGAAAGTACTGTTGAAGATATAGAGAAAATGCTAAATTCAATTGGTTATCAACATGTATTTAAAGATTGGGAAAGATTTTAG
- a CDS encoding thiazole synthase translates to MDKLILGGHEFNSRLLVGTGKYGSNDILPKVIKESGSEIITMALRRVDLDNKQENILTYIPKEMTILPNTSGATNAEEAVRIARISRKMGCGDFIKIEVISDTRYLLPDNEETIKATKILADEGFIVLPYMTPDLYAGRRLIEAKAAAVMPLGAPIGSNRGLQMKEMIKIMIDELDIPIIVDAGIGKPSQAMEAMEMGADAVLVNTAIASAGDPVKMARAFKLAVEGGREAYIAKAGSVSEFANASSPLTGFLGNL, encoded by the coding sequence ATGGATAAATTAATACTTGGAGGACATGAATTTAATAGTAGATTATTGGTGGGAACAGGTAAATATGGTTCAAATGATATATTACCTAAAGTAATCAAAGAAAGTGGAAGCGAAATAATAACAATGGCACTTAGAAGAGTGGATTTAGATAATAAACAAGAAAATATCTTAACTTATATTCCAAAAGAAATGACTATACTTCCAAATACATCAGGAGCTACTAATGCAGAAGAAGCTGTAAGAATAGCTAGAATATCTAGAAAAATGGGTTGTGGAGATTTTATAAAAATAGAAGTAATATCAGATACTAGATACTTACTTCCTGATAATGAAGAAACTATAAAAGCTACAAAAATACTTGCTGATGAAGGATTTATAGTACTTCCATATATGACACCAGACCTTTATGCTGGAAGAAGACTTATAGAAGCTAAAGCAGCAGCAGTTATGCCTCTTGGTGCTCCAATTGGTTCAAATAGAGGTCTTCAAATGAAAGAAATGATAAAAATAATGATAGATGAATTGGATATACCAATAATAGTTGATGCAGGTATTGGTAAACCATCTCAAGCTATGGAAGCTATGGAAATGGGAGCTGATGCAGTACTTGTTAATACTGCTATAGCTTCAGCAGGTGACCCTGTTAAAATGGCAAGAGCATTTAAGTTAGCTGTAGAAGGCGGACGAGAAGCTTATATAGCAAAAGCAGGAAGTGTATCAGAATTTGCAAATGCATCTTCTCCTTTAACAGGTTTTTTAGGCAATTTATAG
- the thiF gene encoding sulfur carrier protein ThiS adenylyltransferase ThiF, with protein MVKIKIFVNEILTDVEENTTAYKVRDNYNHKCDVLVLNGYPIKSDIPLSENDKLTLIQKGVKPSFGELESLLIARHTPNVHNKLKKGRVAILGLGGLGSNIAISLARIGVGELLLIDYDVVEPSNLNRQQYFIDDIGKLKTDAMIENITKINPFIKLKKQNVFLNKYNMDVLKEADLIIEAFDDASCKAQVCNYTLINLKDKYLIASSGMAGYYDSNIITTKKIRDRFYICGDFVNEAKIGEGLMAPRVAICANHMANLATQILIDM; from the coding sequence GTGGTTAAAATAAAAATATTTGTAAATGAAATATTAACAGATGTTGAAGAAAATACAACTGCCTATAAAGTTAGAGATAATTACAATCATAAATGTGATGTGTTGGTGTTGAATGGATATCCAATTAAATCCGATATTCCACTTTCTGAAAATGATAAGCTAACACTTATACAAAAGGGGGTTAAACCTTCTTTTGGTGAGCTAGAAAGCTTGTTGATAGCTAGACATACTCCAAATGTGCATAATAAATTAAAAAAAGGAAGAGTTGCTATATTGGGATTAGGTGGACTTGGGTCCAATATAGCTATCTCTCTAGCTCGAATTGGAGTTGGAGAACTTCTACTTATAGATTATGATGTTGTAGAGCCATCTAATTTAAATAGACAGCAATACTTTATAGACGATATAGGAAAATTAAAAACAGATGCTATGATTGAAAATATAACAAAAATTAATCCATTTATAAAATTAAAAAAGCAAAATGTTTTTTTAAATAAATACAATATGGATGTACTTAAAGAGGCAGATTTGATAATTGAAGCTTTCGATGATGCTTCATGTAAAGCACAAGTTTGTAATTATACATTAATAAACTTGAAAGATAAATATCTGATAGCATCATCAGGGATGGCAGGTTACTATGATTCAAATATAATAACTACTAAGAAAATAAGAGATAGATTTTATATCTGTGGAGATTTTGTAAATGAAGCTAAAATTGGAGAAGGACTTATGGCTCCAAGAGTAGCTATTTGCGCAAATCATATGGCAAACTTGGCAACACAAATACTTATAGATATGTAA
- the thiS gene encoding sulfur carrier protein ThiS — MKVNGTNIEFKENLTIIDLLNKYNLKSDRVVVEINLEIIEESNYNTYILKDEDVIELISFIGGG, encoded by the coding sequence GTGAAGGTTAATGGAACGAATATTGAATTCAAAGAAAATTTAACTATTATAGATTTGCTGAATAAATATAATTTAAAGAGTGATAGAGTTGTGGTTGAGATAAATCTAGAAATAATTGAAGAATCTAATTACAATACATATATATTAAAGGACGAAGATGTTATAGAGCTTATTAGCTTTATTGGAGGTGGTTAA
- the thiC gene encoding phosphomethylpyrimidine synthase ThiC, with protein sequence MNYTTQMDAARKGIITKEMEIVSQKEQVDVNELRELIAKGQVVIPANKNHKSLSAEGVGKNLRTKINVNLGISRDCKNIENELEKVKVAIDMKAEAIMDLSNYGKTREFREKVVEMSPAMIGSVPMYDAVGYLEKELKDITEEEFLNVIKQHAIDGVDFITIHVGLTRSVCQKIKNHERLTHIVSRGGSLLFAWMELNNKENPIYTNFDKILDICEEYDVTLSLGDACRPGCIKDSTDGVQIQELVVLGELTKRAWERNVQVMIEGPGHMAIDEIEANVVLEKRLCHGAPFYVLGPLVTDIAPGYDHITSAIGGALACAKGVDFLCYVTPAEHLRLPNLDDMKEGIIAAKIAAHAGDIAKNVKGAREWDNKMSKARADLDWCEMFRLAIDPEKAKRYRDESTPTHEDSCTMCGKMCSMRTVKKILNNEELNLI encoded by the coding sequence ATGAATTATACAACACAAATGGATGCTGCTAGAAAAGGCATAATAACTAAAGAAATGGAAATCGTTTCTCAAAAGGAACAAGTAGATGTAAATGAATTAAGAGAATTAATAGCAAAGGGACAAGTTGTTATACCTGCTAACAAAAATCATAAATCCTTAAGTGCAGAAGGTGTAGGTAAAAATTTAAGAACAAAGATAAATGTAAACCTAGGAATTTCAAGAGATTGTAAGAATATAGAAAATGAACTTGAAAAAGTTAAAGTAGCAATAGACATGAAAGCTGAAGCAATAATGGATTTAAGTAACTATGGAAAAACTAGAGAATTTAGAGAAAAAGTTGTTGAGATGTCACCTGCAATGATAGGTTCAGTTCCTATGTATGATGCAGTAGGGTATTTAGAAAAAGAACTAAAAGATATAACAGAAGAAGAATTTTTAAATGTAATAAAACAACATGCTATTGATGGAGTTGATTTTATTACTATACATGTTGGTCTTACTAGAAGTGTTTGCCAAAAGATAAAAAATCATGAAAGATTAACTCATATAGTATCTCGTGGAGGCTCATTATTATTTGCTTGGATGGAGTTAAATAATAAAGAAAATCCTATTTATACTAATTTTGATAAGATTTTAGATATATGTGAAGAATATGATGTTACATTAAGTTTAGGAGATGCTTGTAGACCTGGTTGTATAAAAGATTCTACAGATGGTGTTCAAATTCAAGAACTTGTGGTATTAGGAGAACTTACTAAAAGAGCATGGGAAAGAAATGTACAAGTCATGATAGAGGGCCCTGGCCATATGGCTATTGATGAAATAGAAGCAAATGTAGTGTTAGAAAAAAGATTATGTCATGGAGCACCTTTCTATGTTCTTGGTCCATTAGTTACAGATATAGCACCAGGTTATGACCATATAACTAGTGCAATAGGAGGAGCATTAGCATGTGCTAAAGGAGTAGACTTTTTATGCTATGTAACTCCAGCAGAACATTTAAGATTACCTAATTTAGATGATATGAAAGAAGGAATAATAGCTGCTAAAATAGCCGCTCATGCAGGCGATATAGCTAAGAATGTTAAAGGAGCTCGTGAGTGGGATAACAAAATGAGTAAAGCTAGAGCGGATTTAGATTGGTGCGAAATGTTTAGACTTGCAATAGACCCTGAAAAAGCTAAGAGATATAGAGATGAGTCAACGCCTACTCATGAGGATAGCTGTACTATGTGTGGAAAAATGTGTTCAATGAGAACAGTTAAGAAAATATTAAACAATGAGGAACTTAATTTAATATAA